From a region of the Toxotes jaculatrix isolate fToxJac2 chromosome 7, fToxJac2.pri, whole genome shotgun sequence genome:
- the lipg gene encoding endothelial lipase, whose translation MNHKARLLWIFLQCAAVLFSSALGENAVLKGEDSGLDELSTDSKVLNGIIKYNLRKSLDLDQEGCYLQAGKTEGLEECGFNATAKTIFIIHGWTMSGMFENWMHKLVSAVIQRESEANVVVVDWLLLAQQLYPDAVNHTRTVGLDIATMLNWLQDEHHLPLENVHLIGYSLGAHVAGYAGTYVEGTIGRITGLDPAGPMFEGVEKERRLSPDDADFVDVLHTYTREALGVSIGIQQPIGDIDIYPNGGDVQPGCALGDVLAVAGNFMEVMKCEHERAVHLFVDSLMNKQHMSFAFQCTGPDRFKKGICLSCRKNRCNNIGYNARKMRKRRNSKMYLKTRADTPFGGYHYQMKMHVFNRKQSDNADPTFHVKLYGAHNDTTNMFVDVHEDTIGLNLTNTFLVFTEEDIGDLLKIRLSWEGESESWNSVWKNIKKTFWAWNTKPPKPVLEVRRIRVKAGETQKKFTFCAQDPSKTEISPGESITFVKCRDGWEVKPRKRLPM comes from the exons ATGAATCACAAAGCCCGTTTACTATGGATTTTCCTCCAGTGTGCTGCTgtgctcttctcctctgctcttggGGAAAACGCTGTTCTTAAAG GTGAAGACAGTGGATTGGATGAATTGTCTACAGACAGCAAGGTTCTCAATGGCATCATCAAGTACAACTTGAGAAAGAGCTTAGATCTGGACCAGGAGGGCTGCTACCTGCAGGctggaaagacagagggacTAGAGGAGTGTGGCTTCAATGCTACAGCCAAGACCATCTTCATCATCCATGGCTGGACG ATGAGCGGGATGTTCGAAAACTGGATGCACAAGCTGGTCTCTGCAGTGATACAGCGTGAAAGTGAGGCCAACGTTGTGGTTGTTGATTGGCTCTTGCTGGCTCAGCAATTGTACCCCGATGCGGTCAATCACACCCGCACCGTCGGCCTCGATATTGCCACCATGCTAAACTGGCTTCAG GATGAGCACCATCTGCCTCTAGAAAATGTGCACCTGATTGGCTACAGTTTAGGTGCTCATGTAGCTGGCTATGCAGGAACGTATGTAGAAGGGACCATTGGCAGAATTACTG GTCTAGACCCAGCAGGACCAATGTTTGAGGgtgtagagaaagagaggcgCCTCTCCCCAGATGATGCTGACTTTGTGGACGttctgcacacatacaccagAGAGGCTCTGGGTGTGAGCATTGGGATCCAACAGCCTATTGGGGACATTGATATCTACCCCAATGGTGGCGATGTGCAGCCTGGCTGTGCGCTGGGTGACGTGCTGGCAGTAGCTGGAA aTTTCATGGAGGTGATGAAGTGTGAGCATGAGCGTGCTGTGCACTTGTTTGTGGACTCCTTGATGAACAAGCAGCACATGAGCTTTGCCTTCCAGTGCACAGGCCCCGATCGCTTCAAGAAGGGCATCTGCCTCAGCTGCCGCAAAAATCGTTGCAACAACATTGGCTACAACGCTAGAAAGATGCGCAAGAGGCGCAACAGTAAAATGTACCTGAAGACACGTGCTGACACTCCCTTTGGAG GCTACCACTACCAGATGAAGATGCACGTGTTCAACAGGAAACAGTCAGACAATGCAGATCCCACCTTCCATGTCAAGTTGTATGGCGCCCATAATGATACAACAAACATGTTTGTCGATGT CCATGAGGACACTATTGGTCTGAACCTGACCAACACCTTCTTGGTTTTTACTGAGGAGGATATTGGTGACCTGCTGAAGATCCGTCTGAGCTGGGAGGGAGAATCTGAATCCTGGAACTCCGTCTGGAAGAACATCAAGAAGACATTCTGGGCCTGGAACACCAAGCCTCCCAAACCTGTGCTGGAAGTTCGGCGGATTCGTGTGAAAGCTggagaaacacagaagaa GTTTACTTTCTGCGCCCAAGACCCCTCGAAAACTGAAATTTCACCAGGAGAATCCATAACTTTTGTCAAATGTCGTGATGGTTGGGAAGTGAAACCAAGAAAACG GCTGCCCATGTAA